Sequence from the Pseudophaeobacter arcticus DSM 23566 genome:
GCAGGGGACATGGCGATTGCTAATGGCCCATCAGCCCCGTTCGATTATTCTCATGACTGTATGGTGGACCTGTCGCGGTTTGATGCCGCTCCTTTGATAGCATTTACTGCAACAAAGGAGATGAACTATGGGACTGAAACGGACGGACGAATTCCGCGCTGATGCGGTGCGTATCGCGTTAACCAGCGGGCTGACGCGTAAGCAGGTGGCTGACGATCTGGGTGTCGGTCGGACAGATCCAAGGGCGGGTGGTTCAATTGGGCGCGAGCGTCGTTCCAGATGGTGAGCCAGCCCAGGGACACCTCGTTGTCCGCGAAGCGGTTTGGGACTTGGTCAGCGGAAACCATCAGGGCCAGCAGCCCTATGCGCTGCGCAAACAGGCCGGGCACACGGCTGCATCTGACAGGCGCTCATATCAGCTCAAAAAATGTCTTGCTATGCAGGAGCCATCCACACAGGACGTTCAAAACCAGCGAAAATCGCGAACAGGGCTAAGAATGAAGCTTCTATGGCTTCATTGTGAACAGTCGTTGAGAGCCACCTTGTGCCAGCATGTTGACCCAATTGGAAGATGGGCTGCTTGCGTCACTCTGGAAGCAAGGCAGCCTGCACTGCGGCATCCCAGCCGAGATAATAGGTATCACCGTCACGGATCACCGGGCGCACCATCAGCTTGGGATTGGCGGCGAGCTGGTCTTCCGCTTCCGAATGCTTCAGCCAGTCGCTGAGTCCACGCCAATCATTCGACTTTCGGTCAACCAGACGATCACCAAATTCAGTGATCAATTCAGAAAGCTCTGTCTCGCTCAGCGGCTCCGCCCTGACATCGCGAAAACTGATATCCTTGCCCGCCGCCTCTAGCGCCTTGAAGGCTTTCTTGCTTGTGGCACAAGTGTTCAGTCCGTAGATCATCATGGCGCAGTCTCCTTTGGCGCTGGTGATGCAACTTCACGCACCAGGCACTGCAGTGCAAGAGGGTTGTGGATCAGTCGTTCACGTGTGGCACCCAGTGTCCGCACCCGGTCCGAAGCCTCGCTACGGATGTGGAGTTTTGGAAACCAAGAGCCGCGACACGGTCCTTGAGTGCCCTGTTCATCAGCACGTAGCCAGGTTCGATTGCGTCAAGCTCTGCAAAGGAGATGAACAGGCCGGAAAAGACCTCGGTATGGTGCAGTCGTGTGCAGGTTGGCGACAGTTCTTCGAGGTCGAAACGATGAACACCACGGAAAATGCCGACCGGGCCACCACCCCATACGAGGCTTTTGCCGCGGTCATACTCCATCAGGTGCGGGCGCACGGTCACGGAGGCTCCGTTGGGTTTTTCGACATGAACGACAAGCTTCTCGCCGATCTTCATCTCGCCGTCGACACGAACGTGATAGGGGTTCCATTCGGGATAGGCGCCAGTGTCGGCAAGAATGTCCCAGATCGTATCGGCGGATGCTGGGATGTCGATCGCGGTGTTGATCTCGAGACGGGTTAGGGTCTTGGTCGTGCCAGCAGCGTGCAACGGGATGGCGACACCGGCGATTGACAGCGATGCAATGATCCATTTGAACATCTTGGTGTCCTTACTCTTGTTTGGTTGCGACAGGGCCAATTTGGCCAGTGGGCAAACAGGTTTATTGAAGAACTCCGCCAGGCGCCGCAAAACATGTCAGGGCTGCCCGGTTCATGGCCGCCCGGTTCCTGGCCGCCCGGTTCCTGGCCGCCCGGGGGTCACTCTCTGGCGAGAATGCCGGCGACAAGGCCGGGCAGGAGGCGGTTGAGCCGCAGGACGAGTTTTGATTTTCCCGGTGCCACCCGCGTCGCGCCCGCCGCGACACCAGCGACGATGGCCGCTGCCATATCCTCGGGCGTGAGCTTGCCGCGGCCACGTCCTGCGGTCATGTCGGTGGCGACGAGCGGCGGGATCGCTTCGACCACCGTTATGCCTTTGCCGCTCATCTGATGCCGCAAGGCGCGGGTGAATGAGGCCAGTCCTGCTTTTGTCGCTGAATAGACCGGGGCCGAGGGCTTGGGGTGCAGGGCAACCAGCGAGGTCACGTTGACAACGGTGCTTCCTGGTGTGTGCAGGAAGGGCATCAGCGCCAAGGTCAGCTTGATCGGGCTTGAAAGGTTCAGGGCGATCTCGGCGTCGATGGTCGCCGGATCGACGGGCTCTGTCAGCGTGATCTGGTTCTGGATACCCGCGTTGTTGATCAGCGTGTCGATGCCCTGGCTCCGTGCCGCGACCACCTCGGCCAGGCGCGCAATCCCTGCGTCAGTGGCAAGGTCGGCGGCGAGAGGCTGAACATTGGGCCAACTGGTCTTGGGACGCGACCGCGCCACTGCGATCACCTCGTCGCCCTGCGCGGCATAGGCATTCACGAGCGCGGCACCGATTCCACGGCTGGCACCGGTGATGACTATGGTTTTCCGTTTCTGGGTCATGCTGTGTCCTTTTGATGTGAATGGACAGCATTCTCGCTATTGGGTGCCGAAATTTATTGAAATATTGCGCCATTTCGCGCGACATCGCGCAGCCGCAGCTTTGGCGGAAATGTTCAATACCTTCGGCGCAGTGATGATAGAATGGCACTGGTATCTCCGGCAAAGGGCCAAATGGAAATGGAAGAATTCACCTATTCCGGGCTGGTCGCGCTGCTGGCTCAGGCCATCGCGGACCGCGCCCCCGATCTCCTCGAAGGCACCGCCATTGCCGACCCGATGAAGGGTGCCTTGGCGGATGCGCGCCACAAGGCATCGCTGGTGCAGCGCGTCATGGATCGCCATGGCGCAGGTTTGCTGCTCGAAGTCGGCCAATATCTGGATCGCGCAGCCGACACCCCAGCGCTCACGGTCATGAAACGTTCGGCAACCCCAAGGATCCTGGCCGAAAAGTTCATGCGTCTTGAACGCTACCACCATTCCTCTCACCGCACCTCTATCGAAACAGGTTCAGGCGTCTGGCACTGTGTGCGTTCCAGCAGGCAAAGCCCGCCAACACCGGGAGAGAATTGCCTGATCGCCGGGCTTCTTCTTGGTTTGGTCATGGCCATCGGCCAGGAAGACTGCCAGTTGGAGATCGGTGGGAAATCTTTTGCACCGCAGGACTTGCCTGCAGCGACCTTTGCGCCGGGCGCAGAGACGGCGCATTTTCGCATCACTTGGGCGCCGTCGATCAAACCGGGTGACCAGGAACCGCCGCTCTTGCCCAATGTGGAGGACGCGTGCCTGTCCGACCGCCTCGCTGCGTTATTCGAAACCGATTTGGGCCGATCCTGGAAGATCTCCGACGCGGCCAGGCTGCTTGCCTTGTCAGAACGTTCGATGCAGCGGCACCTTGGCGCCGAAGCACATAGCCATTCGAGTGTCCTGCGGCGCGTCCGGATGAAAGCGGCGACCCTGTATCTGGTTGAGACCGACACCAGCCTTGCCGAGATCGGCTATTGCTGTGGCTATGCGGACCAGGCCCATTTCCAGCGCGATTTCCTGCGCACGGCAAATGTCACGCCACGCCAGTTCCGTCTTGTGAACCAAGAGGCCGATAGCCTGATATAATCTACCCGTGTTCGCATATTTCAATCCGAAAATACTCAGAAACACCGTCGTCCTAGCTTCTCTTGGCGGCAGATGAAGACGTGTCAGAAGTGGCCCATCGGCGCCATGTCGCCGTGCAGCACTCACGCTGACGCAGGGCTGCGGTCACTTCATGCTTTCATTGTTTTACCTCCGCGATAGGGCGCTGATACCCTTCGCAGAGCCTTTTCAAAACTGGTGTGGTTCCAGAGGGGCTGCCCAGGGAGGGGGGCTGGTAAGTGCAAAATTTGGCCGTCACCAGCTCTGAAAATGGATCACACCCAACATCAGAGCTGATTGACTTCGGAGGGGCGGTGGCAGAAAGCCTGCCACCGCCCGCTGTGAGATCTAGAAAAACCCGAGCTTGTTTGGATTGTAGCTCATCAGGATGTTTTTGGTCTGCTGGTAGTGGTCCAGCATCATCTTGTGGTTTTCCCGCCCGATGCCGGACTGCTTGTAGCCCCCAAATGCGGCATGGGCAGGGTAGGCGTGGTAGTTGTTGACCCAGACGCGGCCGGCCTCGATTGCGCGGCCAAAGCGGTAGCAGGTGTTGGCATCGCGAGACCAGACGCCAGCGCCAAGCCCATACATGGTATCATTGGCAATCGCCAAGGCTTCGGCTTCGTCCTTGAAGGTGGTGACCGAGACCACGGGGCCAAAAATCTCTTCCTGGAACACCCGCATTTTGTTGTGACCCTTGAGAATGGTCGGCTGAATGTAGTTGCCCCCCGACAATTCACCATTGAAGTGTGCCGCCGCGCCGCCGGTCAGAACCTGCGCGCCCTCTTCGCGGCCAATGGTCAGGTAGGACAGGATCTTTTCCTGTTGCTCGGTGCTGGCCTGCGCCCCCACCATGGTTTCCGGGTTGCGCGGGTCGCCCTGTTTGATGGCTTTTACTCGCTCAATGCAGCGCTCGATAAAGGCCTCGTAGATGTCTTCCTGGATCAAGGCGCGCGATGGGCAGGTGCAGACTTCACCCTGATTGAAGGCAAACAGCACAAAGCCTTCGACGGCCTTGTCCAGAAAGGCGTCATCCTTGGCCATCACATCTGAGAAAAAGATGTTTGGGCTTTTGCCGCCCAGCTCCAGCGTCACCGGGATCAGGTTGGCGGTCGCGGCCTCCATGATCTTGCGGCCAGTGGCGGTTGAGCCGGTGAAGGCGATCTTGGCAATGCGCGGGGAGCTGGCCAAAGGCGCGCCAACCTCGGCGCCGTAGCCATTGACGATGTTCAAGACACCATCCGGCAGATAGTCCGCCATGATTTCGGCCAGGATCATGATCGCAGCCGGGGTCTGTTCCGCTGGCTTCAGCACGATGCAATTGCCAGCAGCCAGGGCGGGGGCCAGCTTCCAGGCCGCCATAAGAATGGAGAAGTTCCAGGGAATGATCTGACCAACAACGCCCAGGGGCTCGTGGAAGTGATAGGCAACCGTATCGGCGTCGATCTCGCTCATATTGCCTTCCTGGCCCCGCAGGACCCCGGCAAAATAGCGGAAATGGTCGGCCGAGAGGGGAATGTCGGCGGCCATGGTTTCGCGGATCGGTTTGCCGTTGTCCCAGGTCTCTGCCTGCGCCAGGCGCTCAAGATTGGCATCAATGGCGTCGGCAATTTTCAGCAACAGGTTAGAACGCTCGGCTGCTGAGGTCTTGCCCCAGCCGTCTTTTGCGGCATGGGCCGCATCCAGGGCCAGATCGACGTCGGCAGCGTCGGAACGGGCGCATTCGGTGATCTTTTCGCCAGTGATCGGGGTCACATTGTCAAAGTAGCGACCGTTCACAGGTGGGGTGAATTTGCCGCCGATGAAGTTGTCATAGCGCGGTTTGAAAGGCGAGACATAGGTGCCTTTCTCGGTATGGGTCATGTCGTTCATTTGGTATCCTCCACAAATACCGGGACCTCCTCCCGGATTGCTCAGGACACTGCGCCAGAATGAGGGCTGCTGTCTGCCAGCCGGAAAATCCGGATGACCAAAGGTGTCTCACTACTGAGACAGGTTCGCGCAACTTTACTCCAACCCCAGACGTTTCATCCGCCGATACAGCGTCGCGCGGCCCACCCCCAGCTGGCGAGCGGCCTGCGAGACATTGCCATCAGAGCGCGCCAGCGCCCGCACCACAGCGGCGTGTTCGGCCTTTTCAAAGCCGGTAGGCCCGTCCTCTCGTCCGAGAATATCAGCGGCGGGGCGGGGCGTCAGGGCACCGGTCATATCAAGACCAAAGACCCGGCGGGCCTCGCGGGTGGCGCCAATGATCAGGTCATGGGCATCCACAGCCAGCAGCGTGGCGGCCTCGGCATCGTCGCTTTCGGCAACAATTATTCGGGTCTTTTCGTAGGCGGCACGAAAATTGGCCTCCTCAATAGCCCGCGCAGTCTGGCAAACCTGAGCCGCAATCAGCCGATTAAAGGCCTCTGTTTGATCAGCCCGGGCAGAGGAGACATCCAGGGCCGCTACGATCTGGCCTTCGGCCCCGTAGATTGGCGCGTCGATGCAGCTCATGGCGGTGTTTCGGGCATAAAAATGGTCACCCCGATGGATAATGACGCGCCGCTGCTCGGTCAGACAGGTGCCGATGCCGTTGGTGCCTTCGCGCTCTTCGCTCCAATCGGCACCGATGCACAGCCCCCAGGATTCAAAGATCGAGGCATCGGCCTCGGAAACCCGCTGATCCAGAACCACCCCATCATCATCGGTCAAAAGCACAGCGCAGCCGGACTGCCCTACCAGCGAGAACAGGCTGTCCAGCCTTGGCGCCGATACGGTCATGAATGTCTCGAGCACTTCCAGCCGTTCGCGCAGATGGCTGCTGTCAATGCGTTCTGGTCCACGGTTTTCAGCGGGGTCGAGCCCGTGTTTGTCTGCCGAGCGGCGCCAGCTTGCCGCCAACCGCGAGCGTGCAGCCGCCGAGGCGGAATTTGTGACGCCCAAGACCTTTTCAACATGTGCCACCTTGCCAAGCATGAAGTCCCCCCCAGAGCGTTGATTTGCTTTTGCAGGCTACGCCAACTTGATCGCCGCGACAATCTTTGCGCGCTGGGGTGTCCCTTAAGGAGAGTTGGGCGTCGGGGGCTATCCTGAACAGGGTGCATCAAAAACCACACTTCCGGACTTGCAAAAAATTGCCTGAACCCATGGAAACCGGAAATGTACTCTTGAAACGAAACCGGAGCAGTCGCATATTTTGAGGGCTTGTGTTTCTCTATGTCGACCTGCTGCCTCCGGAATAACGGCGTTCAGTCTTCGATCCAGACTCAACAACGCCGGGCTGTCGCACTCCTGCGGACAGCAATTTTAAGGGAGTATACGGAATGGCTACTGGCACCGTAAAATGGTTCAACTCTACCAAAGGCTTTGGCTTTATCGCGCCCGATGGCGGCAGCAAGGATGTGTTTGTGCACATCTCCGCGGTTGAGCGCTCTGGCCTGACCGGTCTGGCCGACAATCAGAAAGTGTCCTTCGACATCGAGCCCGGCCGTGATGGCCGTGAGGCTGCGGTCAATCTGGCACTGCTCTAACCTGATCCCCCACCAAGGGGGGAAGACTGTGAAACGCGCTCTCTGGGAACAGGGGGCGCGTTTTGCTTTGAGCAGGCGATTCAGTGTCGGCAGGTTCAGCGCAGGCTGTTTATGTTCTGGATCAGCGATTCACGCGCGCCGGAGATATGGAGCCGCGTCAGTTCGGCAGCCTGGGTGGCATTGCCGGCAAGGCAGGCCTCCCAGATGGCGATATGTTCTTGGTTGGCGCGTTCCATCCCGTTCGACATCACCAGCTGCGCCCGCAGGTAGCGGTCAATCCGGTCCATGGCATTGTCGATGACATCCAGATGGTATTGCAGCCCGCTGGCCCGGTAGAGGGTTGAATGGAAATCCCGGTTGAGATCCCCCCAGCTCATCGGGTCCGCAGAGGCCGAAAACGCCGCCCAGGAGGCGCGGGCGGTTTCGAGTGTTTCTGCCGACATCAAGGGCACGGCGCGGCGGATCACTTCGGGTTCGATCAAGGCGCGAAAATCAAAAATTTCCTCAGCTTCAGTGGCAGAAAGTCCAGAGACAACAGCGCCCTTGTAACGTTGGGTTTTGACCAGACCCTGCTCCTCCAGCCGAGAGATCGCCTCGCGCACTGGGATTCGGCTGGTGTTGAACAGCCGGGCAATTTCATCCTGGCGCAGGGGCTCACCCTCTTTGACGTCACCCTCGATGATGGCTTTGCGCAGGGCCTCAAAAACGATCGAGGACGCCGAAGCGGTTTTTGAAATATCGACGGAATTCAGCTTCATAAGGCACTCCTCCTGCATCGTTCATAGCGCGATTTTCTTGCTGAGGAAAGTTGCGTAAGAAAATATATTGTAAATTGGATCCAATATGAAATAGAACGGCGCAGGTGGCACCGCAGCAGGTATCGCCACAATGGCGCGCCTTTCCCTGCACCCACCGGAGGCTCCGGAGCAGGGGAGGGGGCTTTGGTGCCAGTCAACCTCCAGCCGCAGTGGCTGGCTCTGAAAGGAAAAGACCATGAACCCTAATATCTTCTCCGGATGTATCCCGGCCCTGATGACCCCCTGCACTGCAGATCGCAGCCCTGATTTTGATGCGCTGGTGCGCAAGGGGCAGGAGCTGATTGCGGCGGGCATGTCGGCGGTGGTGTATTGCGGTTCCATGGGGGATTGGCCGCTGCTAACGGATGCAGACCGTATGCAGGGTGTGGCGCGTCTGGTCGCCGCCGGGGTGCCAACCATCGTCGGCACCGGGGCGGTGAACAGCAAACTGGCGGCGGCCCATGCCGCCCATGCGGCGGAGGTCGGCGCCCAGGGGCTGATGGTGATCCCGCGCGTCCTGTCACGCGGATCCTCCAGCACAGCTCAAAAGGCGCATTTCAAGGCGGTCCTGGCGGCGGCACCGGACTTGCCGGCAGTGATCTACAACAGTCCCTACTACGGCTTTGCCACGCGGGCGGAGCTGTTTTTTGATCTGCGGGCGGAACACGCAAATCTGGTGGGGTTCAAGGAATTTGGTGGCGCAAACGATCTGCGCTACGCCGCTGAACACATCACCGGGCAGGATGACACCGTCACCCTGATGATTGGGGTGGATACCACCGTCTTTCATGGCTTTGTGAACTGCGGTGCCGCCGGGGCCATTACCGGGATCGGCAATGCGCTGCCGCGCGAAGTGCTGCATCTGGTGGCGCTGTGTGAGCGCGCAGCCGCAGGCGATGTTGGCGCGCGGCTGCGGGCCAAAGAGCTGGAACAGGCGCTTGGCGTGTTGTCGTCTTTTGACGAAGGGCCGGATCTGGTGCTGTATTACAAACACCTGATGGTGCTGAACGGCGACAGCGAATATGGGCTGCACTTTAATGACAGCGACGCCCTCACAGAGAGCCAGCGCAGCTATGTCGAGATGCAATACCGCCTGTTCAAGACCTGGTATGCGGATTGGGCCCTGCAGCTCGAAACTGTCGCCTGATCATGCGGGTGATCGATAGCCACACCGGCGGAGAGCCAACGCGGCTGATCCTGAACGGTGGCCCGGATCTTGGATCTGGGTCCCTGGCGGATCGCGCCGCAAGGGTGCAGGCGGAACATGGCGATTTCTGCGCCTCCGTCCTGCTGGAGCCGCGCGGCCATGACGCCATGGTGGGGGCGCTGTTGTTGCCACCACAGGACCCGGCCTGTGTCGCTGCGGTGATCTACTTCAACCCGGCAGGCGCCTTGGGCATGTGTGGCCATGCGACCATTGGCACCTTGGTGACGCTGTACCATTTGGGACGGATTGATCTGGGCCTGCACCGTCTTGAAACCCCGGTCGGGGTGGTCGAGGTGGACTTGATTTCTCCCAATCGGGCGGTGGTGGAAAATGTCGCCAGCTATCGCCAGTCCAAATCCGTCACGCTGGATCTGCCAGGGCTGGGGGGGGTCATCGGGGATGTCGCCTGGGGCGGCAATTGGTTTTTCCTCACCCCTGATTGCCCGGTCGCCCTGGAGGCGGCAAACATAGCTGAGCTGACCACAGCGGCCCTGACTATTCGCGACGCCCTCTGGGCGGGTGGGATCACCGGGGCCAGGGGCGCCAGGATCGACCATGTGGAATTTATCTCTGCGCCACAATCCCCCCAAAGCCATGGGCGCAACTTTGTGCTGTGCCCAGGCGGGGCCTATGACCGCTCGCCCTGCGGGACCGGTTGTTCTGCCAAACTGGCCTGTCTTGCAGAGGATGGCCTGCTTGAACCAGGAACCGCCTGGATTCAAGAGAGCATCATCGGCAGCACCTACACCCTAAGCTATCGCCGCAATGGCGCGGGTCAGGTGATCCCACGGATCGAGGGCACGGCGTATGTCACCGCTGACACAACCCTGATTTTTACAGAAAACGACCCCTATCGCAGCGGCATTCAGCTCTGAAAACGGGTCAAAAACACAAAGGACATATGACGATGGACTACACAAATCTGATTGCCGGTAGCTGGGAAGACACCAGTGATGGCTGCGCCAATGTAAACCCGTCGGATATCAGCGATATTCTGGGCATGGCTGCGATGAGCAGCACAGCGGATATGGATCGCGCCATTGCCAGCGCCCGCGGTGCCGCCGCCGATTGGGCGCGGGCAACGCCGCAGATGCGCTTTGACGTGCTGGATTTCATTGGCAGCGAGATCCTGGCCCGCCAGGCTGAGCTGGGGCACCTGTTGTCCCGCGAAGAGGGCAAGACCCTGCCCGAAGGTATTGGCGAGGCCTCCCGCGCGGGCCAGATCTTTAAGTTCTTTGCCGGCGAATGCCTGCGCCAGACCGGCGATCACCTGGCCTCGGTCCGCCCCGGTGTCGAGGTCGATGTGACCCGCGCCCCGGTGGGGGTGGTCGGGCTGATCACGCCATGGAACTTTCCCATCGCCATCCCCGCCTGGAAGATCGCGCCAGCCCTTGCCTATGGCAACGCTGTGGTGCTGAAACCCGCCGAGCTCACTCCCGGCTGTGCCTGGGCGCTGGCCGAGATCATTTCGCGCTCGGGGCTGCCTGAGGGTGTTTTCAACATCGTCTTTGGCCAGGGCGCAATTGTCGGCCAGCATATGGTGGATCACCCCGAGGTCGATGCAATTTCCTTTACCGGCTCGGTGCCGACGGGACGCGGAATTGCGGTCTCCTGTGCCAAATCCATGACGAAGGTCCAGCTGGAGATGGGGGGCAAAAACCCGATGGTCGTGCTGGAGGACGCCGACCTGGATCTGGCGGTTGCGGCCTGTCTGAATGGCGCCTTCTTCTCCACTGGCCAGCGCTGCACCGCCTCGTCCCGTTTGATCGTCACCGAAGGCATCCATGATCGGTTTGTCGCCGCTTTGACCACTGCAATGCAGGGGCTGAAGGTTGGGAATGCGCTGGAGGCGGGCATTCAGATGGGGCCTGTGGTAGATGCGCGACAGCTGGAGCAGAACCTGTCCTATCTCAAGATCGCAGCTGACGAAGGTGGCACTGTCATCGGTGGGGAGCGCCTGACCCTGGCGCAGGAGGGCTTTTATATGGCGCCTGCCTTGGTGACCGGGACCCGCAACGACATGCGCATCAACCGCGAAGAGGTCTTTGGCCCGGTGGCCTCGGTCCTGCGGGCACGCGACTATGAGGAGGCGCTGGCGTTGGCCAATGACAGCGCCTTTGGCCTCAGCGCCGGGATCTGCACCTGCTCGCTGAAACAGGCGAGCCATTTCAAGGCCAATGTTGAGGCGGGAATGGTGATGGTCAACCTGCCCACCGCTGGTGTCGACTACCACGTGCCCTTTGGCGGCACCAAGGGATCCAGCTATGGCGCGCGCGAACAGGGGTCTTATGCTGCTGAATTCTACACCCGGGTAAAGACCGCCTATACACTGCCCTGACATCGCGAGATAACAGCACCAGAGGCAAAGCGATTTGCCTCTGGTGATTTGGCACAAGTGAAAGGCTCCCGATGGGCAAGGCGGCAACAAAGACCTCTTCTCAGGCAGGTATGACCATCGCGGTCATTGGAGCAGGGATTGTTGGGGTGAGCTGTGGTTTGCGTCTGCAAAGCCTCGGCCATCAGGTGACGATCTATGATCGCAAGGGCCTGGCGGCAGAGGCTTCGGCGGGCAATGCCGGGGCCTTTGCTTTTAGTGAGATCATTCCACTGGCGACGCCGGGGATGATGCGCAAGGCGCCAAAATGGCTGTTGGACCCGATGGGCCCGCTGTCGATCCCGCCACGCTATGCCCTGCAACTGGCCCCCTGGCTGCTGCGCTTCTGGCGGGCCAGTTGGCGTGATCGCCATGCCGCGTCCATGGCTGCTCAAGCGGCACTGATGGGGCTGGGGCGGGCGGCGCTGGAGCGCCAGATCAGCGCCACGGATGGCGAATTCCTGATCCAGCGCGATGGTCAGTTGCAGCTGTTCGAAGGCGCAAGGGAATACCAGGCCAGTTTGTCAGCCTGGCAGGCCCGTGGTCAGGCTGGCATTCGCTATGACCTGCTGCAAACCCCGGATGAGATCGCCGAGGTGCAGCCGGGATTGAGCCGTCAATTCACCCATGCCGGCTATACACCGGACTGGAT
This genomic interval carries:
- a CDS encoding arsenate reductase family protein; this translates as MMIYGLNTCATSKKAFKALEAAGKDISFRDVRAEPLSETELSELITEFGDRLVDRKSNDWRGLSDWLKHSEAEDQLAANPKLMVRPVIRDGDTYYLGWDAAVQAALLPE
- a CDS encoding SRPBCC domain-containing protein, producing MFKWIIASLSIAGVAIPLHAAGTTKTLTRLEINTAIDIPASADTIWDILADTGAYPEWNPYHVRVDGEMKIGEKLVVHVEKPNGASVTVRPHLMEYDRGKSLVWGGGPVGIFRGVHRFDLEELSPTCTRLHHTEVFSGLFISFAELDAIEPGYVLMNRALKDRVAALGFQNSTSVARLRTGCGHWVPHVND
- a CDS encoding SDR family NAD(P)-dependent oxidoreductase; this encodes MTQKRKTIVITGASRGIGAALVNAYAAQGDEVIAVARSRPKTSWPNVQPLAADLATDAGIARLAEVVAARSQGIDTLINNAGIQNQITLTEPVDPATIDAEIALNLSSPIKLTLALMPFLHTPGSTVVNVTSLVALHPKPSAPVYSATKAGLASFTRALRHQMSGKGITVVEAIPPLVATDMTAGRGRGKLTPEDMAAAIVAGVAAGATRVAPGKSKLVLRLNRLLPGLVAGILARE
- a CDS encoding helix-turn-helix transcriptional regulator translates to MALVSPAKGQMEMEEFTYSGLVALLAQAIADRAPDLLEGTAIADPMKGALADARHKASLVQRVMDRHGAGLLLEVGQYLDRAADTPALTVMKRSATPRILAEKFMRLERYHHSSHRTSIETGSGVWHCVRSSRQSPPTPGENCLIAGLLLGLVMAIGQEDCQLEIGGKSFAPQDLPAATFAPGAETAHFRITWAPSIKPGDQEPPLLPNVEDACLSDRLAALFETDLGRSWKISDAARLLALSERSMQRHLGAEAHSHSSVLRRVRMKAATLYLVETDTSLAEIGYCCGYADQAHFQRDFLRTANVTPRQFRLVNQEADSLI
- the adh gene encoding aldehyde dehydrogenase, whose product is MNDMTHTEKGTYVSPFKPRYDNFIGGKFTPPVNGRYFDNVTPITGEKITECARSDAADVDLALDAAHAAKDGWGKTSAAERSNLLLKIADAIDANLERLAQAETWDNGKPIRETMAADIPLSADHFRYFAGVLRGQEGNMSEIDADTVAYHFHEPLGVVGQIIPWNFSILMAAWKLAPALAAGNCIVLKPAEQTPAAIMILAEIMADYLPDGVLNIVNGYGAEVGAPLASSPRIAKIAFTGSTATGRKIMEAATANLIPVTLELGGKSPNIFFSDVMAKDDAFLDKAVEGFVLFAFNQGEVCTCPSRALIQEDIYEAFIERCIERVKAIKQGDPRNPETMVGAQASTEQQEKILSYLTIGREEGAQVLTGGAAAHFNGELSGGNYIQPTILKGHNKMRVFQEEIFGPVVSVTTFKDEAEALAIANDTMYGLGAGVWSRDANTCYRFGRAIEAGRVWVNNYHAYPAHAAFGGYKQSGIGRENHKMMLDHYQQTKNILMSYNPNKLGFF
- a CDS encoding helix-turn-helix domain-containing protein, encoding MLGKVAHVEKVLGVTNSASAAARSRLAASWRRSADKHGLDPAENRGPERIDSSHLRERLEVLETFMTVSAPRLDSLFSLVGQSGCAVLLTDDDGVVLDQRVSEADASIFESWGLCIGADWSEEREGTNGIGTCLTEQRRVIIHRGDHFYARNTAMSCIDAPIYGAEGQIVAALDVSSARADQTEAFNRLIAAQVCQTARAIEEANFRAAYEKTRIIVAESDDAEAATLLAVDAHDLIIGATREARRVFGLDMTGALTPRPAADILGREDGPTGFEKAEHAAVVRALARSDGNVSQAARQLGVGRATLYRRMKRLGLE
- a CDS encoding cold-shock protein, producing the protein MATGTVKWFNSTKGFGFIAPDGGSKDVFVHISAVERSGLTGLADNQKVSFDIEPGRDGREAAVNLALL
- a CDS encoding GntR family transcriptional regulator is translated as MKLNSVDISKTASASSIVFEALRKAIIEGDVKEGEPLRQDEIARLFNTSRIPVREAISRLEEQGLVKTQRYKGAVVSGLSATEAEEIFDFRALIEPEVIRRAVPLMSAETLETARASWAAFSASADPMSWGDLNRDFHSTLYRASGLQYHLDVIDNAMDRIDRYLRAQLVMSNGMERANQEHIAIWEACLAGNATQAAELTRLHISGARESLIQNINSLR
- a CDS encoding dihydrodipicolinate synthase family protein, translating into MNPNIFSGCIPALMTPCTADRSPDFDALVRKGQELIAAGMSAVVYCGSMGDWPLLTDADRMQGVARLVAAGVPTIVGTGAVNSKLAAAHAAHAAEVGAQGLMVIPRVLSRGSSSTAQKAHFKAVLAAAPDLPAVIYNSPYYGFATRAELFFDLRAEHANLVGFKEFGGANDLRYAAEHITGQDDTVTLMIGVDTTVFHGFVNCGAAGAITGIGNALPREVLHLVALCERAAAGDVGARLRAKELEQALGVLSSFDEGPDLVLYYKHLMVLNGDSEYGLHFNDSDALTESQRSYVEMQYRLFKTWYADWALQLETVA
- a CDS encoding 4-hydroxyproline epimerase, with amino-acid sequence MRVIDSHTGGEPTRLILNGGPDLGSGSLADRAARVQAEHGDFCASVLLEPRGHDAMVGALLLPPQDPACVAAVIYFNPAGALGMCGHATIGTLVTLYHLGRIDLGLHRLETPVGVVEVDLISPNRAVVENVASYRQSKSVTLDLPGLGGVIGDVAWGGNWFFLTPDCPVALEAANIAELTTAALTIRDALWAGGITGARGARIDHVEFISAPQSPQSHGRNFVLCPGGAYDRSPCGTGCSAKLACLAEDGLLEPGTAWIQESIIGSTYTLSYRRNGAGQVIPRIEGTAYVTADTTLIFTENDPYRSGIQL
- a CDS encoding aldehyde dehydrogenase family protein; its protein translation is MDYTNLIAGSWEDTSDGCANVNPSDISDILGMAAMSSTADMDRAIASARGAAADWARATPQMRFDVLDFIGSEILARQAELGHLLSREEGKTLPEGIGEASRAGQIFKFFAGECLRQTGDHLASVRPGVEVDVTRAPVGVVGLITPWNFPIAIPAWKIAPALAYGNAVVLKPAELTPGCAWALAEIISRSGLPEGVFNIVFGQGAIVGQHMVDHPEVDAISFTGSVPTGRGIAVSCAKSMTKVQLEMGGKNPMVVLEDADLDLAVAACLNGAFFSTGQRCTASSRLIVTEGIHDRFVAALTTAMQGLKVGNALEAGIQMGPVVDARQLEQNLSYLKIAADEGGTVIGGERLTLAQEGFYMAPALVTGTRNDMRINREEVFGPVASVLRARDYEEALALANDSAFGLSAGICTCSLKQASHFKANVEAGMVMVNLPTAGVDYHVPFGGTKGSSYGAREQGSYAAEFYTRVKTAYTLP